A genomic window from Camelina sativa cultivar DH55 chromosome 2, Cs, whole genome shotgun sequence includes:
- the LOC104756664 gene encoding E3 ubiquitin-protein ligase RNF14-like, whose product MAAKSNTDPAKAGIRVAIGNSKENTLFRTRPRGAFYPRQTKAAKKESCVICFENIDSELIMFPADECGHSFCSTCVKKYIEVKLLAGRIPNCLDLRCTSMLSINRCRNLLTPKLNCMWRQRIIEDSTPSADRVYCPYQTCSYLMSNFMLSLSASSESGFRKCFKCGGSFCVHCMVPWHSSLSCTDYKKLHPNPLNEDTELMSLANLEGWRQCGADMLFATRVEPVGIVGAMEDAPLFGQETYARRLLLY is encoded by the exons ATGGCGGCGAAGAGCAACACGGACCCCGCAAAAGCAGGAATTAGGGTTGCAATTGGTAACAGTAAGGAGAATACGCTGTTTAGGACTAGGCCGAGAGGAGCTTTCTATCCTCGTCAAACCAAGGCAGCTAAGAAAGAGTCTTGCGTTATCTGTTTCGAAAACATTGATTCTGAACTTATTATGTTTCCAGCTGATGAATGTGGTCACTCGTTTTGCTCTACTtgtgttaaaaaatatatagaggtGAAGCTGCTTGCTGGAAGGATACCGAATTGTCTTGACCTTCGGTGCACGTCTATGCTGTCTATTAATAGATGCCGCAATCTTTTGACTCCAAAGCTGAATTGTATGTGGAGACAGAGGATTATAGAGGACTCAACTCCTTCCGCAGACAGAGTTTATTGTCCTTACCAAACGTGCTCTTACTTGATGTCCAATTTCATGCTTTCTCTTTCTGCATCTTCTGAATCTGGATTTAGGAAGTGCTTCAAATGCGGTGGCTCCTTCTGCGTCCACTGCATGGTTCCATGGCATAGTTCGCTATCGTGCACCGATTACAAGAAGTTGCATCCTAATCCTCTAAACGAGGATACAGAGCTAATGTCTTTGGCAAATCTTGAAGGGTGGCGTCAATGCG GTGCGGATATGCTTTTTGCTACACGTGTGGAGCCGGTTGGTATAGTAGGAGCCATGGAGGATGCACCACTTTTCGGTCAGGAAACGTACGCCCGGCGTTTACTATTGTACTAG
- the LOC104737573 gene encoding pumilio homolog 18-like: protein MAVADNTFSMSTLFNALPYPNGISGSVPPPGFPPRASASHLHAAMFNLMTCCDGMSSFKEMIASFDKTELQRMASLLTSDSDYFMAIVTNKHGSRRVQKLLGKSDDVDALFCDVILRRFLHITTDKYASYVTIRAMVVFDEDKKKAMYEQILYYALHLARDQHGCIALNDIITDADDPYYRDQILDLVAYNALSLSNDASGNFVVQRVLTLNDLRTMHNIAVSLRGHCIDLSFKKYGSYIVEKLLEADESMVVVVVELLECDGDRLMRLARNEFGSFVVYKALKSTKMSRIDLFWDLVKKLMPFLRILRRSHGSNIANILESLKLRC from the coding sequence ATGGCAGTCGCCGATAATACCTTTTCAATGTCGACCTTGTTCAATGCTTTACCATACCCTAATGGAATCTCCGGTTCCGTTCCTCCTCCGGGGTTCCCCCCACGCGCCTCCGCCTCTCACTTGCACGCTGCGATGTTTAACCTTATGACTTGTTGCGACGGTATGTCCTCCTTTAAAGAGATGATCGCGTCGTTTGACAAAACAGAGCTTCAGAGGATGGCCTCGTTGCTTACGTCAGACTCTGATTACTTCATGGCGATCGTCACAAACAAACACGGCTCGAGACGCGTGCAGAAGCTCCTCGGCAAATCAGATGACGTTGACGCGCTCTTCTGCGACGTTATCTTGCGCCGCTTCCTCCACATCACGACCGACAAATACGCATCGTACGTGACGATACGAGCCATGGTCGTTTTTGATGAGGACAAGAAAAAGGCAATGTACGAGCAGATTCTCTACTACGCTCTCCACCTAGCGCGTGACCAACACGGCTGCATCGCCCTCAACGATATCATAACCGATGCCGATGATCCTTACTACAGAGATCAGATACTAGACTTGGTCGCATACAACGCTCTCAGCCTAAGCAACGACGCTTCAGGGAACTTTGTGGTCCAACGTGTGCTTACATTGAATGACTTGCGTACCATGCACAACATCGCGGTTAGTCTCCGTGGCCATTGCATTGACCTCTCGTTTAAGAAGTATGGGAGCTACATCGTGGAGAAGCTTCTTGAGGCGGATGAGTCAATGGTAGTGGTGGTTGTGGAGCTCTTGGAGTGCGACGGAGACAGGTTGATGAGGCTGGCAAGGAATGAGTTTGGGAGTTTCGTGGTTTACAAGGCACTGAAATCGACGAAGATGTCTAGGATTGATCTGTTTTGGGATTTGGTGAAAAAGCTCATGCCTTTCCTCCGTATCTTGCGTAGGTCTCACGGAAGCAACATTGCAAACATCTTGGAATCGCTTAAGCTTCGTTGCTGA
- the LOC104737583 gene encoding NEDD8-specific protease 1-like gives MGNTSGDDKILSFEDVVLRRSDLDILSGSNFLNDRVIEFYLSYLSSVHSSSTISLIPPSIAFWICNCPDTDSLKDFMKPLKCHDKNLLIFPVNDNLNVEVAEGGLHWSLLVYYKDANTFVHHDSFMGVNRFNAKHLFEAVSPFVGNGDATYRECSDTPQQKNGYDCGVYLLAVARVICEWFCCEGMKNRDELWFAEVKKTVPDFVNHLRAEILELIKTLMSQSV, from the coding sequence ATGGGAAATACTTCTGGTGATGACAAGATCCTCAGTTTCGAAGATGTCGTCCTTAGGAGATCAGATTTGGACATCCTAAGTGGATCCAATTTTCTGAATGATCGTGTTATCGAGTTCTACCTAAGCTACTTGTCCTCGGTTCACAGTTCCTCTACCATCTCACTCATCCCTCCCTCCATTGCCTTCTGGATCTGCAACTGCCCCGACACTGACTCCCTCAAAGATTTCATGAAACCCCTCAAGTGTCACGACAAAAACCTCCTGATATTCCCTGTTAACGACAATCTGAATGTGGAGGTAGCAGAAGGTGGATTGCATTGGAGCTTACTCGTGTACTACAAAGATGCCAACACGTTTGTCCATCATGATAGCTTCATGGGAGTGAATAGATTTAACGCCAAACACCTCTTCGAGGCGGTTTCTCCATTTGTGGGTAACGGGGATGCAACGTACAGGGAATGCAGTGATACACCGCAGCAAAAGAATGGGTACGATTGTGGTGTTTACCTTCTTGCAGTCGCTCGGGTTATATGCGAATGGTTTTGCTGTGAGGGAATGAAGAACCGGGATGAGCTGTGGTTTGCTGAAGTGAAGAAGACTGTACCAGATTTTGTTAACCATTTGAGAGCAGAGATATTGGAGCTGATCAAAACGTTGATGTCTCAGAGTGTGTGA